A window of the Caldalkalibacillus salinus genome harbors these coding sequences:
- the accB gene encoding acetyl-CoA carboxylase biotin carboxyl carrier protein, with protein sequence MLKMHEIRELIKLVDQSSINDFEYEFEGLKVMIKKNEQGTTAVHTPSEAVTRQEAVSTEPETRAPEAPVAPEPQREKAAPAPSDVADDQNLHQITSPMVGTFYSAPSPDADPYVKSGDKVQDATVVCIVEAMKLMNEIEAEVRGEIVEVLVENGQLVEYGQPLFLVRPE encoded by the coding sequence GTGTTAAAGATGCATGAAATTCGAGAACTTATTAAATTAGTCGATCAATCATCGATTAATGACTTTGAATACGAATTCGAAGGGCTCAAAGTGATGATAAAGAAAAATGAACAAGGAACCACTGCTGTACATACACCGTCTGAGGCTGTCACTAGACAAGAAGCAGTGTCCACAGAGCCCGAAACGAGAGCACCTGAGGCTCCTGTTGCACCAGAACCTCAAAGGGAAAAGGCTGCACCAGCGCCATCAGACGTCGCTGATGACCAAAATTTACATCAGATTACATCACCGATGGTAGGAACGTTCTACTCTGCCCCGTCTCCAGATGCAGACCCTTACGTTAAGTCTGGTGATAAGGTTCAAGACGCCACGGTCGTTTGTATCGTTGAAGCAATGAAATTAATGAACGAGATAGAAGCGGAAGTCCGTGGTGAGATTGTAGAAGTACTCGTTGAGAATGGACAACTTGTAGAATACGGACAACCTCTATTCTTAGTGAGGCCTGAGTAA
- the spoIIIAG gene encoding stage III sporulation protein AG — protein sequence MIRKIWQWMKPIFFEEKQEQESRSEENKLTITQWILLVGCIGLGAMMLHHYFNDQRQVQPVTSSSQENLTHEADETEDTEEVFGPSRSSPETMREYERFYENKLKDTLTTIRGVGDVTVFVNLDSTEQIVVEKNVRTQHSQTNEQDREGGSRSIVDDTTDEQVVIIRKNDGDEPVIIMKKKPKVRGVMVVASGAENAQVKAWILEAVQRTLDVPLHRISVLPKN from the coding sequence ATGATAAGAAAAATATGGCAGTGGATGAAACCTATCTTTTTCGAGGAGAAGCAAGAACAGGAATCTCGTTCAGAAGAAAACAAACTCACCATCACGCAGTGGATTTTGTTAGTAGGATGTATCGGATTGGGAGCGATGATGCTGCACCATTATTTTAACGACCAAAGACAGGTCCAACCTGTCACGTCTTCCTCTCAAGAAAACTTAACGCATGAAGCAGACGAAACTGAAGATACAGAAGAAGTCTTCGGTCCTTCACGAAGTAGCCCAGAGACCATGCGAGAGTATGAAAGGTTTTATGAGAATAAGCTGAAAGATACCCTGACAACGATCAGAGGTGTTGGGGATGTGACCGTTTTCGTTAATCTAGATTCAACAGAGCAAATCGTCGTAGAGAAGAATGTGAGAACACAACATTCACAAACCAATGAACAAGACAGAGAAGGGGGGAGTCGTAGTATTGTTGACGATACAACAGATGAGCAAGTGGTCATTATACGCAAGAATGATGGGGATGAACCAGTGATTATCATGAAGAAAAAACCCAAAGTAAGAGGTGTGATGGTCGTGGCTTCTGGTGCTGAAAATGCACAGGTCAAAGCCTGGATCCTTGAGGCGGTTCAACGCACGTTGGATGTACCTTTACACCGCATTTCCGTGTTACCTAAAAATTGA
- a CDS encoding SpoIIIAH-like family protein, producing the protein MVLKKQTVWLLTMLSLMVVLSAYYLFNHEPTNVNDYVWDDEELMESYGEVESDMDVQSEDEENVSEESMASGIESTSDYFITQRVEIETERQKQLEEYREALSSSEANAQTLAETRSSMERIEELSEAELTIESLLKAEGYEEALVVANDDKVNVVVQADTLDRQQAVGIIRMVQEHLDVGGHQVNVTFR; encoded by the coding sequence ATGGTATTGAAGAAACAAACCGTTTGGCTGTTGACAATGTTATCTTTGATGGTGGTTCTTTCAGCGTACTATCTCTTTAACCACGAACCAACGAATGTGAATGATTATGTCTGGGACGATGAAGAATTAATGGAATCCTACGGAGAGGTTGAAAGTGACATGGATGTCCAATCAGAAGATGAAGAAAATGTAAGTGAAGAAAGTATGGCCAGCGGTATCGAATCCACAAGTGACTATTTTATTACTCAGAGGGTAGAAATCGAAACCGAAAGACAAAAACAGCTAGAAGAATATAGAGAGGCCCTATCATCTTCGGAAGCCAACGCCCAAACCCTCGCAGAAACAAGATCTAGTATGGAACGAATAGAGGAGCTATCTGAGGCAGAATTGACCATTGAGAGTCTCCTCAAAGCAGAGGGCTATGAAGAAGCATTAGTTGTTGCCAATGATGATAAAGTTAACGTCGTGGTGCAAGCGGACACACTTGATAGACAGCAAGCGGTGGGAATCATTCGAATGGTCCAAGAGCATCTTGACGTTGGCGGACATCAAGTGAATGTCACTTTCCGCTAA
- a CDS encoding O-sialoglycoprotein endopeptidase, with protein MAILGIDTSNYRTSICILNDDFKAVEESHPLLPVPKGERGLQQSTAVFEHLKSWQNILRDLKGRYDIKAIGVSVKPRPVDDSYMPVFKVGEVLAQTLAHFLSVPYITTSHQEGHIAAGEYSALERPHQDTFIAVHLSGGTSEVLHVYRHSMGYDIVKLGGTLDLHAGQFVDRIGVALGLQFPSGPHLEHLAASVTEHEDIPIIPSFVQGVDFSFSGPTTAGMRHIDNRDYSSPAIARAVERNISKTLEKSVRAAVEQTRVKEILLVGGVAANQYILSQLKKRLEHPVNGAKVYTADPRYATDNAFGVACLANKRIKDEQ; from the coding sequence ATGGCCATATTAGGAATAGACACCAGTAATTACCGTACGTCCATCTGTATCCTTAACGATGACTTTAAGGCGGTCGAAGAGTCTCACCCTCTTTTACCTGTTCCTAAAGGTGAAAGAGGTCTGCAACAATCGACAGCAGTATTTGAACATCTCAAATCGTGGCAAAACATTTTACGTGACCTCAAAGGACGTTATGATATTAAAGCGATCGGGGTCAGTGTAAAACCTCGACCAGTCGATGACTCCTATATGCCAGTATTTAAAGTGGGCGAAGTCTTAGCACAGACTTTGGCTCACTTTCTTTCTGTTCCGTACATCACGACAAGTCACCAGGAAGGGCATATAGCTGCAGGTGAGTACTCTGCACTAGAAAGACCCCATCAGGATACTTTCATCGCCGTTCACTTATCTGGTGGGACGAGTGAAGTGTTACACGTTTACCGTCACAGTATGGGGTACGATATTGTCAAATTAGGCGGGACACTCGATTTGCATGCGGGACAATTCGTCGACCGCATCGGCGTGGCTTTAGGCTTACAGTTTCCCTCGGGGCCACACCTTGAACATTTAGCAGCCTCTGTTACTGAACATGAGGACATCCCTATTATCCCTTCATTCGTTCAAGGGGTTGATTTTAGTTTTTCTGGTCCAACCACGGCTGGGATGCGGCACATTGATAATAGAGATTACAGTTCTCCCGCTATCGCGCGTGCAGTAGAGCGTAACATATCCAAAACACTTGAAAAATCAGTACGCGCAGCCGTAGAGCAAACACGTGTAAAAGAAATCCTTCTCGTGGGGGGCGTTGCGGCCAATCAATATATTCTATCACAATTAAAAAAGCGATTAGAACATCCTGTCAATGGGGCAAAGGTTTACACGGCAGATCCCCGTTATGCGACAGATAACGCTTTTGGTGTGGCTTGTTTAGCGAATAAGCGTATAAAAGATGAACAATAA
- the accC gene encoding acetyl-CoA carboxylase biotin carboxylase subunit codes for MFNKILVANRGEIAVRIIRACKELGIETVAVYSEADKDSLHVRLADEAYCIGPTPSKESYLNFTNLMSVATLTETDAVHPGYGFLSENADFAELCAACNITFIGPSPEAISKMGAKAVARETMEEAGVPIVPGSDGIVESEDEALQVAEKIGYPVIIKATAGGGGKGIRVARTKEDLIKGMNITQQEAATAFGNPGVYIEKFIEDFRHVEIQVMADKHGNAVHLGERDCSIQRRLQKLIEEAPSPALSEEKRQQMGGDAVAAAKAVDYAGAGTIEFIYDKDGHYYFMEMNTRIQVEHPVTEQVTGIDLIKEQISVAAGNPLSFSQEDVQLDGWSIECRINAENPDKNFMPSPGQIDMYLPPGGVGVRVDSGAYPGYFISPHYDSMIAKLIVWGKDRGEAIRRMKRALDEFAVDGIDTTIDFHKRVMSHEAFQSGDFNTKFLETYDLTEKKK; via the coding sequence ATGTTTAATAAAATCTTAGTTGCCAACCGCGGAGAGATTGCGGTACGCATTATACGTGCATGTAAGGAGCTCGGTATTGAAACAGTCGCCGTTTACTCTGAAGCGGATAAGGATTCACTCCACGTGAGGTTAGCAGATGAAGCGTATTGCATCGGTCCAACCCCGTCAAAAGAGAGCTACCTTAACTTTACCAATCTCATGAGTGTAGCGACTTTAACGGAGACTGATGCTGTCCACCCAGGCTACGGGTTTTTATCGGAAAACGCTGATTTTGCTGAGCTTTGTGCCGCTTGTAATATTACTTTTATTGGGCCAAGCCCAGAAGCCATTAGCAAAATGGGAGCCAAAGCCGTGGCGCGTGAGACCATGGAGGAAGCTGGGGTTCCGATCGTGCCAGGTTCAGATGGCATTGTTGAAAGCGAGGATGAAGCCCTTCAAGTGGCAGAAAAGATTGGCTATCCTGTCATTATTAAAGCCACAGCAGGTGGCGGAGGAAAAGGCATACGGGTAGCGCGGACGAAAGAAGATCTCATCAAGGGTATGAATATCACACAGCAGGAAGCGGCTACGGCTTTCGGTAATCCTGGTGTGTATATTGAGAAATTTATAGAAGATTTCCGACACGTAGAAATTCAAGTCATGGCTGACAAACATGGCAACGCAGTGCACCTTGGTGAACGCGATTGCTCCATCCAACGTCGTCTACAGAAACTGATAGAGGAGGCGCCATCGCCAGCCCTATCGGAGGAGAAACGTCAACAAATGGGGGGCGACGCCGTTGCTGCTGCCAAAGCGGTGGATTACGCTGGGGCAGGGACCATTGAGTTTATCTACGACAAGGACGGTCATTACTACTTCATGGAGATGAACACGCGTATTCAGGTTGAACATCCCGTGACTGAGCAGGTGACAGGTATTGACTTAATCAAGGAACAAATATCCGTTGCCGCCGGAAATCCTTTGTCTTTTTCTCAAGAAGATGTACAATTAGACGGGTGGTCTATCGAATGTCGTATTAACGCAGAAAATCCAGACAAGAATTTTATGCCATCACCGGGGCAAATTGATATGTACCTTCCGCCAGGGGGCGTGGGTGTACGTGTCGATAGCGGGGCTTATCCAGGCTACTTCATTTCTCCTCATTATGATTCCATGATTGCCAAGCTCATCGTTTGGGGGAAAGATCGAGGAGAGGCCATCAGACGGATGAAGCGTGCTTTAGACGAGTTTGCAGTGGATGGTATTGACACCACGATTGATTTTCATAAACGTGTCATGAGTCACGAAGCCTTTCAGAGCGGCGATTTTAACACTAAGTTTCTTGAGACTTATGATTTAACTGAGAAAAAGAAATGA
- a CDS encoding Asp23/Gls24 family envelope stress response protein — protein sequence METSFPHFHQASELGKVEIAPDVLEVIAGLAASEIDGVAYMSGGFVGGIAERLGRKNLSRGVKVELGENHSVIEVSIIVDYGVRIPEVATAVQENVKSTVQNMTGLDVVEVNVHVISVHVKQGGEETK from the coding sequence ATGGAAACATCATTCCCACATTTTCATCAAGCGTCTGAATTAGGCAAGGTCGAAATAGCCCCAGACGTCCTTGAAGTGATCGCTGGCTTAGCTGCATCGGAAATTGATGGTGTGGCCTACATGAGCGGTGGTTTTGTTGGCGGAATTGCAGAGAGACTAGGTCGTAAAAACCTCTCTAGAGGGGTAAAGGTCGAACTAGGTGAGAACCATTCAGTGATTGAAGTTTCTATCATCGTTGACTATGGTGTGCGAATTCCTGAGGTAGCAACAGCTGTACAGGAAAACGTTAAATCCACGGTACAGAACATGACAGGGTTAGACGTCGTTGAAGTTAATGTACATGTGATCAGTGTTCACGTAAAGCAGGGTGGAGAAGAAACTAAATGA
- the nusB gene encoding transcription antitermination factor NusB codes for MKRRLARERIIQALYQMDMVKASWQQALSNVLDEEPSDTYLEEVLAGVSEQMDSLDQKITPHLKNWSLERLAITDRAILRLGVYEIFHRDDVPNEVAINEAVELAKSFGTDDSAKFINGLLSNVSSS; via the coding sequence ATGAAACGAAGACTAGCGAGAGAACGCATCATACAAGCCTTGTACCAAATGGACATGGTCAAGGCTTCTTGGCAACAAGCGCTATCCAATGTGCTCGATGAAGAACCTTCTGATACGTATCTTGAGGAGGTATTAGCAGGGGTCTCAGAGCAAATGGACAGCTTAGATCAAAAGATTACACCGCATTTGAAAAACTGGTCGTTAGAGCGACTCGCCATCACGGACCGCGCCATTTTACGTTTAGGTGTGTACGAAATTTTCCACCGTGATGATGTTCCCAATGAAGTGGCGATTAATGAAGCGGTAGAGTTGGCCAAGTCTTTTGGTACGGACGACTCCGCAAAATTCATTAACGGTCTGTTATCAAATGTGAGCTCATCCTGA